In one window of Leptospira sp. GIMC2001 DNA:
- a CDS encoding NifU N-terminal domain-containing protein produces MLQWIQSFFSKSENIKIVFSDHAIAKIKNHLRGLPENCVLVLSINSDAKGKRLVFSGFEKINPKIKLHKIEGIPIQFLNSSAEILNESGIDWDQSGNIIIYPRVNLHTELTPNPSILKFISNKNLIANDSLYYEAAWDRDSEYKKPHLIDLIFQHKVVESVYLQKKSVQVELKDKISWKQREEKIGNTIIQYLESLPTPISIVQKS; encoded by the coding sequence ATGCTACAATGGATACAGAGTTTTTTTTCTAAATCTGAAAATATAAAAATTGTATTTTCTGATCATGCAATAGCCAAAATCAAGAACCACCTTAGGGGATTGCCAGAGAATTGTGTTTTGGTTCTTAGCATAAACTCTGATGCAAAAGGGAAGAGATTGGTATTTTCTGGTTTCGAAAAAATCAATCCAAAAATCAAACTGCATAAAATCGAAGGGATTCCGATTCAGTTTTTAAATTCTTCCGCAGAAATTTTAAATGAGTCTGGCATTGACTGGGATCAATCGGGAAATATTATTATATATCCACGCGTAAATCTCCACACCGAGCTCACACCGAATCCCTCCATACTCAAATTCATCAGCAATAAAAATCTAATAGCGAACGACTCATTGTATTATGAGGCTGCTTGGGATCGTGATTCTGAATACAAAAAACCTCATCTTATTGATTTAATCTTTCAGCATAAAGTTGTTGAAAGTGTTTATTTACAAAAGAAATCCGTTCAAGTTGAACTTAAAGATAAGATTTCCTGGAAGCAGCGGGAAGAAAAAATTGGAAATACGATAATCCAATATTTGGAGTCTCTACCTACACCGATCTCAATTGTTCAGAAATCTTAA